One segment of Radiobacillus kanasensis DNA contains the following:
- the uvrC gene encoding excinuclease ABC subunit UvrC: MIPNQLKEKLAVLPAQPGCYLMKDKHQTVIYVGKSKLLKNRVRSYFTGANDQKTQRLVQEIVDFEYIVTSSEIEALILEMNLIKKYDPKYNILLKDDKSYPYLKVTAEEHPRLIVTRKVKKDKGKYFGPYPNVYAARETKKLLDRLYPLRKCDKMPDRVCLYYHMNQCLGPCVHPVSQETNKQIVQSITSFLSGGHQEIKKDLKKKMLEASEELDFERAKELRDQIQNIESVMEQQKMTLNDQVNRDIFGFSYDKGWMCVQVFFVRQGKLIERDVAIFPFFDDPDETFLTFIGRFYLHQNHPKPKQILVPLGTDLDLLKELLEVDVHTPFRGRKKELVKLAAKNAKIALEEKFSLIERDEERTIHAVDKLGEKLHIETPHRIEAFDNSNIQGTDPVSAMVVFIDGRPQKKDYRKYKIRDVKGPDDYDTMREVIRRRYTRVLKEGLPLPDLIVIDGGKGQMSAALEVLVDELGLDIPLCGLAKDDKHKTSELLYGTPPEVVPLERQSQEFYLIQRIQDEVHRFAITFHRQLRGKSVIQSELDEIPGVGEKRRRLLLRHFRSLDELKQASIEDITKLGIPAPTASTILEHLQTDK, translated from the coding sequence ATGATACCAAATCAACTAAAAGAAAAATTAGCAGTGCTTCCGGCGCAACCAGGCTGTTACTTAATGAAGGATAAACACCAAACCGTTATTTATGTTGGAAAATCCAAACTTCTAAAGAATCGAGTGAGATCGTATTTCACAGGAGCAAATGATCAAAAAACACAACGACTCGTCCAAGAGATTGTTGATTTTGAATATATCGTTACATCATCGGAAATCGAAGCACTTATTTTGGAAATGAATCTCATTAAAAAATACGATCCGAAGTACAACATCCTTCTGAAGGATGATAAATCTTATCCTTACCTAAAAGTGACAGCCGAAGAACATCCACGGTTAATCGTCACCCGTAAAGTGAAAAAAGATAAAGGGAAATATTTCGGTCCTTATCCGAACGTGTACGCAGCACGTGAGACAAAAAAATTATTAGATCGCCTGTATCCATTGCGCAAGTGTGATAAAATGCCTGATCGTGTTTGTCTTTATTACCATATGAATCAATGCTTAGGCCCCTGTGTACATCCAGTGTCTCAAGAAACAAATAAGCAAATCGTACAAAGCATCACTTCCTTTTTAAGTGGGGGACACCAAGAGATTAAAAAAGATCTAAAGAAAAAAATGTTGGAGGCATCGGAAGAGTTAGATTTTGAAAGAGCGAAGGAGCTTCGTGACCAGATCCAAAACATCGAGTCAGTTATGGAGCAACAAAAAATGACGTTGAATGATCAAGTGAATCGAGATATTTTCGGTTTTTCTTATGATAAAGGCTGGATGTGTGTACAAGTATTCTTTGTTCGTCAAGGGAAGCTGATTGAGCGTGATGTGGCTATTTTCCCATTCTTCGATGACCCGGATGAAACATTTTTAACGTTTATCGGTAGATTCTATCTACATCAAAACCATCCGAAACCGAAGCAGATCTTAGTTCCACTTGGTACGGATCTCGATTTATTAAAAGAACTTCTAGAGGTAGACGTGCATACTCCATTCCGCGGACGTAAAAAGGAGCTTGTAAAGCTCGCAGCAAAAAACGCAAAAATCGCTTTAGAAGAGAAGTTTTCGTTGATCGAACGTGATGAAGAACGTACTATACATGCTGTAGATAAGCTTGGGGAAAAGCTTCATATTGAAACACCTCACCGAATTGAAGCATTTGATAATTCCAATATTCAAGGGACAGACCCGGTTTCGGCGATGGTTGTTTTTATCGATGGACGGCCCCAAAAGAAAGATTATCGAAAATATAAAATAAGAGATGTGAAAGGCCCAGATGATTACGATACGATGAGAGAGGTTATTCGAAGACGCTATACACGTGTTTTAAAAGAAGGTTTACCTCTACCAGACTTAATTGTCATAGACGGCGGAAAAGGCCAAATGAGTGCAGCCCTGGAAGTGTTAGTGGATGAACTTGGTTTAGATATTCCGTTATGCGGGTTAGCGAAAGATGACAAGCACAAGACGAGTGAACTGCTATATGGGACACCACCAGAAGTAGTACCATTAGAACGACAATCTCAGGAATTTTATTTAATCCAACGTATTCAAGACGAAGTGCACCGCTTTGCGATCACCTTTCATCGCCAATTAAGAGGAAAAAGCGTTATTCAATCGGAATTAGATGAGATTCCGGGTGTAGGAGAAAAACGAAGAAGGTTGTTGTTGAGGCACTTCCGGTCTTTAGATGAGCTTAAACAAGCGAGTATTGAGGATATTACCAAACTAGGTATTCCAGCACCAACCGCTTCGACCATACTAGAGCATTTACAAACTGATAAATAA
- the trxA gene encoding thioredoxin — MAIVKASDATFNEETGQGLVLADFWATWCGPCKMIAPVLEEIDGEMSDKLKIVKLDVDENQDTASKFGVMSIPTLLLFKDGEVVDKVIGYQPKEALEELINKHA; from the coding sequence ATGGCAATTGTGAAAGCTTCAGATGCAACTTTTAACGAAGAAACCGGCCAAGGCCTAGTACTTGCAGACTTCTGGGCAACATGGTGTGGACCTTGTAAAATGATTGCACCTGTACTAGAAGAAATCGACGGAGAGATGAGCGATAAATTAAAAATCGTAAAGCTTGATGTAGATGAAAATCAAGATACTGCTAGCAAGTTTGGAGTTATGAGCATTCCGACATTGCTTCTATTTAAAGACGGAGAAGTGGTAGACAAAGTTATTGGTTACCAACCAAAAGAAGCACTAGAAGAACTTATTAATAAACACGCATAA
- a CDS encoding DUF350 domain-containing protein: protein MNGFWENTFIETAARYSVAILCLIVFLAIFELVTSYKNWEEIKKGNFSVAMATGGKIFGIANIFRYSIEHNDTLVESMMWGVFGFVLLLTGYFIFEFLTPTYKIDKEIESDNRAVGFISMTISVGLSFVIGASIG from the coding sequence ATGAATGGGTTTTGGGAGAATACGTTTATAGAAACAGCTGCAAGGTACAGTGTTGCCATTCTTTGTTTAATTGTCTTTCTGGCGATATTTGAACTCGTAACTTCTTATAAAAATTGGGAAGAAATTAAAAAAGGAAATTTTTCTGTGGCGATGGCAACCGGTGGGAAAATCTTTGGGATCGCCAATATTTTTCGATACTCGATTGAACACAATGACACATTAGTAGAAAGCATGATGTGGGGCGTTTTCGGATTTGTTTTGTTGTTAACGGGATACTTTATATTTGAATTTCTAACACCTACGTATAAAATTGATAAAGAGATTGAAAGTGATAATCGTGCCGTTGGATTTATTTCCATGACCATTTCGGTTGGGTTATCCTTTGTCATTGGTGCAAGCATCGGCTAG
- a CDS encoding endonuclease MutS2, translating to MNERIFKVLEFERIVHLLQEQAASSLGKEKANQIKPVDTLEEANALQAQTDEAANVIRLFGNVPLGGIFDIRAHVKRSQIGGALSAKECLDVASTIYGSKQLKRFTEDIEEPELPILRSLTDQIVPLNQLEREIKNCIDDNGHVMDGASDTLRTIRSKIRTNESRVRDKLDSYTRTKSKMLSDAIITIRNERYVLPVKQEYRGSIGGIVHDQSSSGATLFMEPQAVVELNNQLQEAKVQEKTEIDRILRTLSALVAEDAEILLQVVEVLAEIDFMFARAKLGSQMKAARPTMNDQGIIKMKQARHPLLPVDEVVANDVEIGESYRAIVITGPNTGGKTVTLKMIGLCTLMAQSGLQVPALDGCEMAVFSNVFADIGDEQSIEQSLSTFSSHMTNIVRILHELDDQSLVLFDELGAGTDPQEGAALAMAILDEVVQKNARIIATTHYPELKAYGYNREGVVNASVEFDIETLSPTYRLLIGVPGRSNAFEISRRLGLQERIIASAQGHIGSESRSVENMIASLEASRRGADQDYEEAMETLKEAERLREDLQKQWDQLEAKKEQLYRKAEEKAEKAIEKAREEAEEIVAELRSKRNQAALKEHEWIEARKLFEEAQPKLAKEQGKKPKEKEEKRALQPGDEVTLLTLNQQGTIIEQVSDNEYQIQVGIMKVKAKRKELKFVKGKEPLIEKPMATIKGSGYHVKPELDLRGERFEDALHRLEKYVDDALLANYPRVSIIHGKGTGALRKGVQEFAKRHSQITNYRDGGMNEGGSGATILEFK from the coding sequence ATGAACGAACGGATTTTTAAAGTACTGGAGTTTGAACGAATTGTTCACTTATTACAAGAACAAGCAGCTTCTTCTCTTGGGAAAGAGAAGGCCAATCAAATAAAGCCTGTAGATACATTAGAGGAAGCCAATGCGTTGCAAGCACAAACTGATGAAGCGGCAAATGTTATCCGCCTATTTGGTAACGTTCCACTTGGTGGGATTTTTGATATTCGAGCCCATGTGAAACGGTCCCAAATTGGTGGTGCTTTAAGTGCTAAGGAATGTTTAGATGTTGCGAGCACCATTTACGGTAGCAAGCAATTAAAAAGATTTACCGAGGATATCGAGGAACCGGAACTTCCGATTCTCAGAAGCCTAACGGATCAAATTGTACCGCTAAATCAGTTAGAACGAGAAATAAAAAATTGTATTGATGATAATGGGCATGTAATGGATGGAGCTTCTGATACGTTACGAACCATACGGTCTAAGATTAGAACGAATGAGAGTAGAGTACGTGACAAACTTGATTCCTACACACGAACTAAGTCAAAAATGCTATCTGATGCCATTATAACGATTCGGAATGAGCGTTATGTATTGCCGGTTAAACAAGAATACAGAGGGTCTATTGGCGGAATTGTCCATGATCAATCTTCATCTGGTGCGACCTTGTTTATGGAACCACAAGCCGTTGTGGAGTTGAACAACCAACTTCAGGAAGCGAAGGTACAAGAAAAAACGGAGATTGATCGGATATTACGAACCTTATCCGCTCTTGTGGCGGAGGATGCTGAGATCCTATTACAAGTCGTAGAAGTGCTAGCAGAAATTGACTTTATGTTTGCGCGAGCAAAATTAGGTAGTCAAATGAAAGCGGCTAGACCAACGATGAATGATCAAGGGATCATCAAAATGAAGCAAGCACGTCACCCTTTATTACCGGTGGATGAAGTGGTGGCGAATGATGTGGAGATAGGTGAAAGCTATCGGGCAATTGTCATCACAGGTCCAAACACAGGTGGTAAAACAGTTACTTTAAAAATGATTGGGTTATGTACATTGATGGCACAATCAGGATTACAGGTCCCTGCCTTAGATGGGTGTGAAATGGCCGTATTTTCCAATGTTTTTGCAGATATCGGAGACGAGCAATCTATTGAACAAAGTCTTAGTACGTTTTCTTCTCATATGACGAACATAGTACGAATTCTTCATGAACTAGATGATCAATCACTCGTTTTATTCGATGAGCTCGGTGCTGGAACGGACCCACAAGAAGGGGCTGCTCTTGCGATGGCTATTCTAGATGAAGTCGTTCAAAAAAACGCGCGAATTATTGCGACGACCCACTATCCTGAGCTAAAAGCGTATGGCTATAACCGAGAAGGTGTTGTGAACGCTTCTGTCGAATTTGATATCGAGACGTTAAGTCCTACTTATCGTTTATTGATTGGTGTTCCTGGGCGAAGTAATGCGTTTGAAATATCAAGGAGACTTGGCCTGCAAGAGCGCATTATCGCTTCTGCACAGGGTCATATTGGAAGCGAATCTAGAAGTGTGGAAAATATGATAGCCTCCTTAGAAGCATCTAGACGCGGAGCCGATCAAGATTATGAAGAAGCGATGGAAACTTTAAAAGAGGCAGAAAGACTTCGAGAAGATCTTCAGAAGCAATGGGATCAATTAGAAGCCAAAAAAGAGCAGTTGTATAGAAAAGCAGAGGAAAAAGCGGAGAAGGCGATTGAAAAGGCAAGAGAAGAAGCAGAGGAGATTGTTGCGGAGCTCCGAAGTAAACGAAATCAAGCAGCCTTGAAAGAGCATGAATGGATTGAAGCAAGAAAGTTATTTGAAGAGGCGCAGCCGAAGTTGGCCAAAGAACAAGGTAAGAAGCCGAAAGAGAAAGAGGAAAAACGAGCATTGCAGCCCGGGGACGAAGTAACCCTACTTACATTAAACCAGCAAGGAACCATTATTGAACAAGTCAGTGACAATGAATATCAAATTCAAGTTGGTATAATGAAGGTGAAGGCGAAACGCAAGGAACTCAAGTTTGTGAAAGGGAAAGAACCACTAATCGAAAAGCCGATGGCAACGATAAAAGGGTCTGGGTACCATGTGAAACCAGAGCTTGATTTACGAGGGGAACGGTTCGAGGACGCGCTGCATCGACTGGAAAAATATGTAGATGACGCGCTTTTAGCGAACTATCCGCGGGTGTCAATCATCCACGGAAAAGGCACCGGTGCACTTCGTAAAGGGGTTCAGGAATTCGCAAAACGACATTCACAAATCACGAATTATCGTGATGGTGGAATGAATGAAGGCGGAAGCGGTGCAACCATTTTAGAGTTCAAATAA
- the polX gene encoding DNA polymerase/3'-5' exonuclease PolX, with product MSVDKKDVIRLLETFAIYLELKGENTFKVSAYRKAAQALETDDRSLSEMDDFTKIKGIGKGTSSVISEFVEKGESEALRELEKEVPKGLIPLLDVPGLGGKKLAKLYQELGVTDAESLVQACENGSVESLAGFGKKSAEKIRKAIKERTNRPERLPIAFMLPIAERIEQYLANVEGVERHSRAGSIRRLSETVKDLDFIISTTKPSQVRDALLKIDHTIDVIASGETKVSIVLDEGYPVNVDFRMVKPNEFITTLHHFTGSKDHNVAMRQLAKQRKQKINEYGVEDTETNEIVTFENEESFFAHFGLPYIPPEMRENMGEVDTRSIDVLQKKDVRGDLHMHTTWSDGAQSVEEMVLSAREMGYEFIAITDHSKFLRVANGLDEEKLRKQREEIHRLNEKYADIHIFAGVEMDILPDGTLDFSDDFLKEMDYVIGAIHSSFSQSEEQIMTRLRTALENPYVNVIAHPTGRVIGRRPGYAANLEALIEGAAETGTVLELNANPNRFDLSAEWVKKAQEAGVKIAINTDAHNYKTLKFMELGVGVGRKGWLRKENVINTWTKEELMKLFSRHR from the coding sequence ATGTCTGTAGATAAAAAAGATGTCATTCGATTGTTAGAAACATTTGCCATATACTTAGAATTAAAAGGGGAAAACACGTTTAAGGTTTCGGCGTATCGGAAAGCTGCCCAAGCCTTAGAAACCGATGATCGATCTTTATCGGAAATGGACGACTTCACGAAAATAAAAGGAATCGGAAAAGGGACTTCTTCTGTAATTAGTGAATTCGTGGAGAAAGGGGAATCCGAAGCATTACGCGAATTAGAAAAAGAAGTACCGAAAGGCTTGATCCCTTTACTCGATGTCCCTGGGCTTGGTGGGAAGAAGTTAGCTAAGCTTTATCAGGAACTAGGTGTAACAGATGCAGAATCGCTTGTCCAAGCATGCGAGAACGGTTCGGTTGAAAGCTTAGCTGGATTTGGAAAAAAATCCGCTGAAAAAATTAGGAAAGCAATCAAAGAAAGGACGAATCGCCCAGAGCGATTACCGATTGCCTTTATGCTTCCAATTGCAGAAAGAATAGAACAGTACTTAGCCAACGTAGAAGGTGTAGAGCGCCACTCGCGGGCGGGAAGCATACGTCGACTAAGTGAAACGGTAAAAGATTTAGATTTTATTATTTCGACTACAAAGCCTAGTCAAGTAAGAGATGCCTTATTAAAAATTGATCATACGATTGATGTGATCGCTTCCGGAGAAACTAAAGTATCTATCGTGTTGGATGAAGGTTATCCTGTGAATGTAGATTTTCGAATGGTTAAGCCAAACGAATTTATCACAACACTTCATCACTTTACCGGATCGAAGGATCACAATGTTGCGATGAGACAGTTAGCCAAGCAGCGTAAGCAGAAGATAAACGAATACGGAGTAGAAGATACAGAAACGAACGAAATCGTGACATTCGAAAACGAAGAATCTTTTTTTGCCCACTTTGGGTTACCCTATATTCCACCAGAAATGAGAGAAAATATGGGGGAAGTGGATACAAGGTCGATTGATGTCCTTCAAAAGAAAGATGTTCGCGGTGACTTGCATATGCACACAACCTGGAGTGACGGTGCTCAGTCTGTTGAAGAAATGGTTCTATCTGCAAGAGAAATGGGCTATGAATTTATCGCCATAACCGATCACTCTAAGTTTTTACGAGTGGCAAATGGATTGGATGAAGAAAAGTTACGAAAACAACGAGAAGAAATCCATCGATTAAATGAAAAGTACGCAGATATTCATATTTTTGCTGGCGTAGAAATGGATATTTTGCCAGATGGTACATTAGATTTTTCGGACGACTTTTTAAAAGAGATGGATTATGTAATTGGGGCCATTCACTCTAGTTTTAGTCAGTCTGAAGAACAAATCATGACACGTCTCCGTACGGCACTTGAAAATCCATATGTCAATGTCATTGCCCATCCAACAGGGCGAGTCATTGGAAGAAGACCAGGGTATGCTGCAAATCTTGAAGCGTTAATTGAAGGAGCGGCAGAAACAGGAACGGTATTAGAGTTAAATGCCAATCCTAACCGTTTCGACTTATCCGCAGAATGGGTGAAAAAAGCACAAGAAGCTGGTGTGAAAATTGCTATTAATACGGACGCCCACAACTATAAAACGTTAAAGTTTATGGAACTTGGAGTCGGGGTAGGACGTAAAGGTTGGTTAAGAAAAGAAAATGTCATTAATACTTGGACGAAAGAAGAGTTAATGAAGTTATTTTCGAGACATAGATAG
- a CDS encoding CvpA family protein has protein sequence MIDLLLLGILILGIFVGLRRGFILQLLHVLGFIVSFIIAVLYYDDLSPRLNLWIPYPELPADSTWGIFLETLPLENAFYNAVSFALLFFGAKIVLQIIANMLDFVATLPILNVLNGWLGAVLGFIETYVLLFIVLYIAALVPIDFVQSALGGSGIASFMIEHTPILSKQIETLWFEHVASIFSTK, from the coding sequence ATGATAGATTTATTGCTTTTGGGAATACTCATATTAGGAATTTTTGTTGGGTTGAGGAGAGGATTTATTCTTCAGCTTTTACACGTATTAGGTTTTATTGTTTCATTTATCATTGCGGTTTTATATTACGATGACCTTTCACCAAGGCTTAATCTTTGGATTCCATATCCGGAGCTACCTGCTGATTCGACATGGGGCATTTTCTTGGAAACTTTGCCGTTAGAAAATGCGTTCTATAATGCAGTTTCCTTTGCACTGTTGTTCTTTGGAGCTAAAATTGTGCTGCAAATTATTGCGAATATGCTAGATTTTGTTGCTACTTTACCTATATTGAACGTTTTAAATGGATGGTTAGGTGCGGTTCTAGGCTTTATTGAAACGTATGTGCTATTATTTATTGTGCTTTATATTGCAGCCTTAGTACCGATTGATTTTGTACAAAGCGCACTTGGCGGATCTGGTATTGCATCTTTTATGATTGAACATACTCCGATCTTATCCAAACAGATCGAAACGTTGTGGTTTGAACACGTGGCTAGTATCTTTTCAACCAAATAA
- the zapA gene encoding cell division protein ZapA, which produces MSQPDKSRTTVDIHNRSYTIVGEEPAHHVRMVASLVDQKMREIHAANNKLDTTSLAVLTAVNTMNDYLKLKEEYTELLGSIKKKED; this is translated from the coding sequence ATGTCCCAGCCAGATAAATCACGTACTACTGTTGATATACATAATCGCTCGTACACGATAGTCGGGGAGGAACCTGCCCATCATGTTCGCATGGTTGCGAGTCTTGTAGACCAAAAAATGCGCGAAATTCATGCTGCCAATAATAAATTAGATACTACTAGTCTAGCAGTTTTAACTGCTGTTAATACAATGAATGATTATTTGAAGCTTAAAGAGGAATATACCGAGCTTCTCGGTTCAATAAAAAAGAAAGAGGATTAA
- the rnhC gene encoding ribonuclease HIII, with translation MSHVVLTLTKDKIKDLETYYKSSLKAAPAGAVFAAKTANSSITAYHSGKVLFQGKAAEVEAAKWGSPDTSNKKSSTSKKKPAHAFAPPSSLFTTSHIGSDEAGTGDYFGPITVAAAYVQKEQIPLLKELGVQDSKNLTDEKISQIAKDLVQMKLPYSLVILHNEKYNRVQLNGWSQGKMKTMLHHTAITKLLQKIAPERPTGILIDQFSEPHSYQKHLRSENEKLQENVYFMTKAESYSIAVAAGSIIARASFVKEMDKLSEQLGMTLPKGASQKVDQVAARLLKKYSKQELGNYAKMHFANTQKAMKY, from the coding sequence ATGTCACATGTTGTGTTAACCCTTACGAAGGACAAAATAAAAGACCTCGAAACCTATTACAAGTCTAGTTTAAAAGCAGCACCAGCTGGAGCAGTATTTGCTGCAAAAACGGCTAATAGCTCGATAACTGCTTATCATTCTGGGAAAGTATTGTTTCAAGGAAAGGCAGCTGAGGTGGAAGCAGCAAAATGGGGTTCACCTGATACTTCTAATAAAAAGAGCTCAACATCCAAGAAAAAGCCTGCCCATGCCTTCGCCCCTCCTAGTTCGTTATTTACAACGTCCCATATCGGTTCGGATGAGGCTGGTACCGGAGATTATTTCGGTCCTATTACGGTGGCAGCTGCCTATGTGCAAAAGGAACAAATTCCTTTATTGAAAGAACTTGGTGTACAGGATTCCAAAAATTTAACCGACGAAAAAATATCGCAAATTGCCAAGGATCTCGTTCAGATGAAATTGCCTTATTCATTGGTTATTTTACATAATGAAAAATATAATAGAGTTCAATTGAATGGCTGGTCCCAAGGAAAAATGAAAACCATGCTACATCATACCGCCATTACGAAGCTTCTACAAAAAATAGCACCGGAGCGACCAACAGGAATTCTAATCGATCAATTTTCGGAACCACATTCTTATCAAAAACATCTGCGCTCGGAGAATGAAAAATTGCAGGAGAATGTGTACTTTATGACAAAAGCCGAAAGCTATTCTATTGCAGTTGCAGCAGGTTCCATTATCGCTAGAGCGAGCTTTGTAAAAGAGATGGATAAACTATCGGAACAATTAGGAATGACATTACCTAAAGGAGCTTCCCAAAAAGTCGACCAAGTAGCAGCAAGGCTCCTTAAGAAATATAGCAAACAAGAGCTTGGTAATTATGCAAAAATGCATTTCGCTAATACGCAAAAGGCGATGAAATACTAG
- the pheT gene encoding phenylalanine--tRNA ligase subunit beta produces the protein MFVSLNWLKNYVDIGSISPDELAEKITKSGIEVEGIEYVAEQSTNVVVGHVESCEKHPNADKLNLCQVNVGEEVLQIVCGAPNIAQGQKVAVAKPGAVLPGNFKIKRAKLRGVESNGMICSLQELGIEEKFVPKDVAEGIFVFPDHVEVGANAMGELNLDDAILELGLTPNRSDALSMLGVAYEVATILDLPIKLPEVDVDTLDNKASDKVSVHVEAKDLNPYYGAFVVENIEIGPSPLWMKNYLIAAGIRPINNVVDITNYVLLEYGQPLHAFDYDQFGSKEVVVRRAKDGETIQTLDDQERTLTSDHLVITNGREPVAIAGVMGGANSEVSDSTKTVLLEAAYFSPAAVRTASKDHGLRSESSARFEKGVDPNRVRLAGLRACQLLSQYANGSVLSGVVEHDELDKQEKTVEMNVSKVNDRLGTSISNEEAADILRKLRFDYKQDAEDFTVSVPTRRQDITIFEDMVEEIARIYGYDHLPYTLPQGASQAGGLSKRQLLKREVKQYLEGVGLTETITYSLTSKERAELLLSPEIKEAAVSPVRLAMPMSEDHSTLRLSILPELLGSLGYNMARKQQNLAYYEVGTVFVSGEEETTKQPTETLRVSGGLTGAWLEQPWQQEKKEVDFYLVKGIVEGLLSQLVITPVFVQTKIDGLHPGRTAQVFVKDKSVGYIGQLHPSLQKDFGLKDTYVFDLDLDFLLTIYENEPNFAKIPRFPSVSRDIALEVDESVQAGEIQVTIEQEGGPLLQEVQVFDVYQGEHLTEGKKSIAYNLLYLDPERTLTDDEVEESYQAILTAVKEKHQAELRG, from the coding sequence TGTAGCAGAGCAAAGCACGAATGTCGTTGTTGGACATGTCGAATCGTGTGAAAAGCATCCAAATGCTGATAAATTAAACCTTTGTCAAGTAAACGTAGGGGAAGAAGTCCTGCAAATCGTTTGTGGTGCCCCAAACATCGCGCAAGGACAAAAGGTAGCCGTTGCCAAACCAGGTGCCGTATTACCTGGAAACTTTAAAATTAAAAGAGCAAAACTCAGAGGCGTCGAATCCAATGGGATGATTTGTTCCTTGCAAGAGCTTGGTATTGAAGAAAAATTTGTACCAAAAGACGTAGCAGAAGGTATTTTTGTTTTCCCGGACCATGTAGAGGTTGGTGCCAACGCGATGGGCGAGCTTAATTTAGATGATGCCATCCTAGAATTAGGATTAACTCCAAATCGCTCTGATGCGCTTAGTATGCTAGGGGTCGCCTATGAAGTAGCAACGATTCTAGATTTACCGATCAAGTTACCTGAGGTGGATGTAGATACCCTGGATAATAAAGCTAGCGATAAAGTTTCCGTTCATGTAGAAGCCAAGGATCTGAATCCTTACTATGGAGCTTTTGTTGTTGAAAACATTGAAATTGGTCCGTCTCCATTATGGATGAAAAACTATTTAATCGCAGCTGGCATCCGTCCGATTAACAATGTGGTTGATATAACGAACTACGTTCTACTTGAATATGGGCAGCCATTACACGCTTTTGATTACGATCAATTTGGTTCTAAGGAAGTCGTCGTACGACGTGCGAAAGACGGAGAAACCATTCAAACGTTGGATGATCAAGAAAGAACGTTAACATCTGATCACTTAGTGATAACGAATGGAAGGGAACCAGTCGCTATAGCTGGTGTAATGGGTGGAGCAAATTCCGAGGTTTCAGACAGTACCAAAACGGTATTACTAGAAGCAGCCTATTTCAGTCCGGCAGCAGTTCGAACGGCATCTAAGGATCACGGACTTCGTAGTGAATCAAGTGCTCGCTTTGAAAAAGGAGTAGATCCGAATCGTGTTCGTTTGGCTGGGCTTCGTGCATGTCAATTACTTAGCCAATATGCAAATGGTTCCGTTTTAAGTGGCGTTGTGGAGCATGATGAATTGGATAAACAAGAAAAAACGGTAGAAATGAATGTTTCAAAAGTAAATGACAGACTTGGAACATCTATTTCTAATGAAGAAGCGGCAGATATTTTACGTAAGCTTCGTTTTGACTATAAACAGGATGCGGAAGATTTTACGGTTTCGGTACCTACTCGAAGACAAGATATAACTATCTTTGAAGATATGGTAGAGGAAATCGCTAGAATCTATGGGTATGATCATTTGCCTTACACCCTTCCACAGGGAGCTTCTCAAGCAGGTGGACTATCGAAACGGCAATTATTAAAACGGGAAGTGAAACAGTATTTAGAAGGGGTAGGTCTGACAGAAACAATCACGTATTCGTTAACGAGTAAAGAAAGAGCAGAACTACTGCTTAGCCCAGAAATTAAAGAAGCGGCGGTTAGTCCAGTTCGACTAGCAATGCCAATGAGTGAGGATCATAGCACATTACGCTTAAGCATACTTCCGGAATTACTAGGTTCATTAGGCTATAACATGGCAAGGAAACAGCAAAACCTAGCGTATTATGAAGTAGGAACTGTGTTCGTGTCTGGAGAAGAAGAGACAACCAAGCAACCTACTGAAACATTACGGGTTTCGGGAGGCTTAACGGGTGCTTGGTTAGAACAGCCGTGGCAGCAGGAAAAGAAAGAAGTGGACTTCTATTTAGTGAAGGGAATAGTCGAAGGACTATTATCGCAATTAGTGATTACACCTGTCTTTGTTCAAACCAAAATCGATGGATTACATCCAGGTAGAACGGCTCAGGTTTTCGTGAAGGATAAATCGGTCGGCTATATTGGACAACTGCATCCTAGTCTGCAAAAGGATTTCGGTCTCAAAGATACGTATGTCTTTGATTTAGATCTTGATTTCTTACTGACTATTTATGAGAATGAGCCGAATTTTGCGAAAATACCAAGATTCCCTTCTGTTTCAAGAGATATCGCACTTGAGGTAGACGAAAGTGTTCAAGCAGGAGAAATTCAAGTAACCATTGAGCAGGAAGGCGGTCCTTTACTTCAAGAAGTGCAAGTATTTGATGTATATCAAGGTGAGCACTTAACGGAAGGTAAAAAATCAATTGCATATAATTTGCTTTATTTAGATCCGGAACGAACGTTGACTGATGATGAAGTGGAGGAATCTTATCAAGCGATTCTTACAGCTGTAAAAGAAAAACATCAAGCTGAATTAAGAGGATAG